In Leucobacter insecticola, one DNA window encodes the following:
- a CDS encoding sensor histidine kinase — protein MSLVHLPLKYTERHSPALAVPTVRAMEVGQHLMAVVLTVVGAVRAVGAGVAPTAVVIAGVSILLWHTTGAILLARSRAHRRTAWWLLGFAVIWIAACAVSSEFIWLAFLLWLLAGHLLPLRWGLAFSGFVLAVVIVAPILHHGTTSYATVFGPLIGGIFAFGISRGYLQLLRDAAERERLLDSLTRAQTEMAELQDELALAQRQSGAIAERSRISRDIHDTIAQALSSIRLLAHAGADRTGDAEAARTLAQLETLAGDSLADVRRIVAALVPAELEDGALAAALQRMLDRAHAESGLRVELHVDDSLPMLPTEVEVALLRTAQSALSNVRLHAEANRVVMSLIDAEDTVRLDIIDDGSGFDLAGWERTPEAASSYGLRFMRARLRELGGGLDIESAPGEGTAISVHLPIHAEGHTERVADRLTEQHTAQDEQQYTEERP, from the coding sequence ATGAGCCTCGTCCACTTGCCCCTGAAATACACGGAGCGCCACAGCCCAGCCCTCGCAGTCCCAACGGTGCGGGCAATGGAGGTCGGCCAGCATCTGATGGCGGTCGTGCTCACGGTGGTCGGCGCGGTCCGCGCGGTGGGGGCGGGCGTCGCCCCCACCGCGGTGGTGATCGCCGGAGTATCGATCCTGCTCTGGCACACCACTGGCGCGATCCTACTCGCCCGCTCCCGTGCGCACCGGCGCACCGCATGGTGGCTGCTTGGCTTCGCCGTGATCTGGATTGCGGCCTGCGCAGTCTCGTCCGAGTTCATCTGGCTCGCGTTCCTACTCTGGTTGCTCGCAGGTCACCTCCTGCCGCTGAGATGGGGGCTCGCGTTCTCGGGGTTCGTCTTGGCGGTCGTGATCGTGGCGCCGATCCTGCACCACGGCACCACCAGCTACGCGACGGTGTTCGGGCCGCTCATCGGCGGCATCTTCGCCTTCGGGATCTCGCGCGGGTACCTGCAGTTGCTGCGTGACGCCGCGGAGCGCGAACGGCTACTCGACTCGCTCACGCGCGCCCAGACTGAAATGGCGGAGCTGCAGGATGAGCTCGCCCTCGCGCAACGCCAGTCCGGAGCCATCGCGGAACGCAGCCGCATCTCCCGCGACATTCACGACACCATCGCGCAGGCGCTTTCCTCGATCCGCCTGCTCGCCCACGCCGGCGCCGACCGCACCGGCGACGCAGAGGCCGCGCGCACGCTCGCGCAGCTCGAAACCCTCGCCGGAGATAGCCTCGCCGATGTGCGCAGGATCGTCGCCGCGCTGGTGCCAGCCGAACTCGAGGACGGGGCGCTCGCGGCGGCGCTGCAGCGGATGCTGGACCGGGCGCACGCCGAGTCCGGGCTGCGCGTCGAACTCCACGTTGACGACTCCCTGCCGATGCTCCCCACCGAGGTCGAGGTTGCGCTGCTGCGCACTGCCCAGTCGGCTCTCTCCAATGTGCGCCTGCATGCGGAAGCGAACCGGGTCGTGATGAGTCTGATCGACGCAGAGGACACCGTTCGGCTCGACATCATCGACGATGGCAGCGGCTTCGATCTTGCGGGCTGGGAACGCACCCCCGAGGCGGCCTCAAGTTACGGACTGCGCTTCATGCGAGCGCGCCTGCGCGAACTCGGTGGCGGGCTCGATATCGAAAGCGCCCCCGGGGAGGGCACCGCGATCTCCGTGCACCTCCCGATCCACGCCGAGGGTCACACCGAGCGAGTCGCTGACCGTCTCACGGAGCAACACACAGCGCAAGATGAACAGCAATACACAGAGGAGAGGCCATGA
- a CDS encoding MMPL family transporter, giving the protein MGGAVATELDARAGNTQDLFLIAPLVLAVSFLVLLFLLRSLVAPALLLIVNLASAVAAIGAGSLLSRVFFGQHALDLQVPILAFLFLVALGIDYTIFLVHRARAEAGRLGTREGMIEAVAHTGGVITSAGIVLAAVFAALGVLPLITLGQLGLIVGIGVIVDTLVVRTVIVPAIFSLAGDRIWWPTGRSRRAVPESTREN; this is encoded by the coding sequence GTGGGTGGCGCCGTCGCGACCGAGCTCGATGCCCGCGCCGGGAACACCCAAGATCTGTTCCTCATCGCACCGCTGGTGCTTGCGGTGAGCTTCCTCGTGCTGCTCTTCCTGCTCCGGTCGCTCGTCGCCCCCGCGCTGCTCCTAATTGTGAACCTCGCCAGCGCCGTCGCCGCGATCGGCGCTGGATCACTGTTGAGCCGGGTGTTCTTCGGTCAGCATGCGCTCGATCTGCAGGTGCCGATCCTCGCGTTCCTGTTCCTCGTCGCGCTCGGGATCGACTACACCATCTTCCTCGTGCACCGGGCACGCGCCGAGGCGGGCAGGCTCGGCACCCGTGAGGGCATGATCGAAGCCGTCGCCCACACCGGCGGGGTCATCACCAGCGCCGGGATCGTGCTCGCCGCGGTATTCGCCGCGCTCGGCGTGCTGCCGCTCATCACCCTCGGACAGCTCGGGCTGATCGTCGGAATCGGCGTGATCGTCGACACGCTCGTGGTGCGTACCGTGATCGTGCCAGCAATCTTCAGTCTCGCGGGTGACCGAATCTGGTGGCCAACTGGCCGCTCGAGGCGCGCAGTCCCAGAGAGCACCAGGGAGAATTGA
- a CDS encoding response regulator: MTTTVLIVDDHPVVRSGLRAVLDSAEALRVIGEAATGEEAITLATQLRPDVVLCDLRLGAGIDGIQTTRALRGIDPAPAVIILTTFDRDAEILGAIEAGAAGYLLKDVDPTIIIDGIQRAAAGDTVLTPELASRVLSGVRNPLPKLTERETEVLRLLTTGATNREIARSLFVTEATVKSHLVHIFTKLGVDSRSRAIHVARERGLV; encoded by the coding sequence ATGACCACCACCGTCCTCATTGTGGACGACCACCCGGTCGTGCGCAGCGGACTCCGCGCCGTGCTCGATTCAGCGGAGGCGCTGCGCGTTATCGGCGAGGCCGCGACGGGTGAAGAAGCGATCACGCTCGCGACGCAGCTGCGCCCGGACGTGGTGCTGTGCGACCTGCGCCTCGGGGCCGGGATCGACGGGATCCAGACCACTCGGGCGCTGCGCGGGATCGATCCTGCCCCTGCGGTCATCATCTTGACCACTTTCGACCGCGATGCCGAGATCCTCGGCGCGATCGAAGCGGGGGCCGCGGGCTATCTCCTCAAGGACGTCGACCCCACGATCATCATTGACGGAATTCAGCGCGCGGCCGCGGGCGACACCGTGCTCACGCCCGAGCTCGCATCCCGCGTACTCAGCGGGGTGCGCAATCCGCTGCCGAAGCTGACGGAGCGTGAAACCGAGGTGCTGCGCCTACTCACGACCGGCGCCACCAATCGGGAGATCGCCCGTTCGCTGTTCGTCACCGAGGCGACGGTCAAGAGCCATCTCGTGCACATCTTCACCAAGCTCGGCGTCGACAGTCGTTCGCGCGCGATCCACGTTGCGCGAGAACGGGGGCTGGTGTAG
- a CDS encoding MMPL family transporter produces MAASRISQRSSDRPRFSDRLTSRGGAWVALGAALLIMTVLFGVFGGAQAAARTSQAPVDAESTRVSELLAQFPNADRQSVLVVASREDGGTLTEANLTALHELLPELNPEATADAAPPAVSEDKKAAVLITPITVGADNTETAGLIKDLRAQISHSVPDGLVLQVTGGPAFGADVAASFEGADFTLLLVTILIVAILLIITYRSPLLWLVPLVVVALADGLAGRVTAAAGSFWNFEFDAGIVSVLVFGAGTNYALLLISRYREELQRTDNDRAALSIAWRKTVPAILASNFTVVLALLTLLFATIPMTRGLGVPAAIGLLIALVAVLFMLPPLLAICGRKVFWPFVPRPGQTRSQGRAWRAIASRVSKRPVVSLTAGLVLLAVMATGLFGTSVGLDQLEKFRVKSESATGLETLSAHFPPGEAQPIWIVADSAAAGDVVAAVNNVTGVVRAHPTDSTDDGSLTKIMVTSDYSPGTEESLAQITELRDAVHPSRTQTLSWVAPSRPSSMPAPGTPKICSSSHRWCLR; encoded by the coding sequence ATGGCAGCTTCTCGCATTTCTCAGCGTTCTTCCGACCGTCCCCGGTTCTCCGATCGTTTGACCTCGCGCGGCGGCGCGTGGGTCGCCCTCGGGGCCGCGCTCCTCATCATGACTGTGCTGTTCGGGGTGTTCGGCGGCGCGCAGGCCGCGGCCCGCACCAGCCAGGCGCCGGTTGACGCCGAGTCCACGCGGGTGAGCGAGCTGCTGGCGCAGTTCCCGAACGCGGATCGACAGTCGGTGCTCGTGGTCGCTTCGCGTGAGGACGGCGGCACGCTCACCGAGGCCAACCTGACCGCACTGCACGAGCTGCTGCCCGAGCTGAACCCGGAGGCAACCGCGGACGCTGCGCCACCGGCCGTCAGCGAAGACAAGAAGGCGGCGGTGCTCATCACCCCGATCACCGTCGGCGCGGACAACACCGAGACGGCCGGGCTCATCAAGGATCTGCGCGCCCAAATTAGCCACAGCGTGCCCGACGGGCTCGTGCTGCAGGTGACGGGCGGCCCAGCATTCGGCGCCGATGTTGCCGCGTCCTTCGAGGGGGCGGACTTCACGCTGCTGCTGGTGACGATCCTGATCGTTGCGATCCTGCTGATCATCACCTATCGTTCCCCGCTGCTGTGGCTCGTGCCGTTGGTTGTGGTCGCCCTGGCCGACGGGCTTGCGGGCCGCGTCACCGCCGCTGCAGGATCCTTCTGGAACTTCGAGTTCGATGCCGGGATCGTCAGCGTGCTCGTCTTCGGCGCGGGCACCAACTACGCTCTGCTCCTCATCTCTCGCTACCGCGAGGAGCTGCAGCGCACCGATAATGACCGCGCTGCGCTCAGTATCGCGTGGCGGAAGACGGTGCCCGCGATCCTGGCCTCAAACTTCACCGTGGTGCTGGCGCTCCTCACCCTCCTGTTCGCAACGATTCCAATGACGCGGGGGCTCGGCGTGCCCGCGGCGATCGGACTGCTGATCGCGCTCGTGGCCGTGCTGTTTATGCTGCCGCCGCTACTCGCGATCTGCGGCCGCAAAGTGTTCTGGCCGTTCGTGCCGCGGCCCGGGCAGACACGCAGCCAGGGGCGGGCGTGGCGGGCAATTGCCTCGCGGGTGTCGAAGCGACCGGTGGTGAGCCTCACCGCCGGACTCGTACTGTTGGCCGTGATGGCGACCGGACTGTTCGGCACCTCCGTCGGCCTGGACCAGCTCGAAAAGTTCCGGGTGAAGTCGGAATCTGCGACGGGCCTCGAAACGCTCTCCGCACACTTCCCTCCGGGTGAAGCGCAGCCGATCTGGATCGTTGCCGACAGTGCGGCCGCCGGGGACGTCGTCGCGGCCGTGAATAACGTCACGGGCGTGGTGCGCGCGCACCCCACCGACTCAACGGATGACGGATCGTTGACGAAGATCATGGTGACGAGTGACTACTCGCCCGGCACGGAAGAGAGCCTCGCACAGATCACCGAACTCCGTGATGCGGTGCACCCCTCGAGAACGCAAACGCTCTCGTGGGTGGCGCCGTCGCGACCGAGCTCGATGCCCGCGCCGGGAACACCCAAGATCTGTTCCTCATCGCACCGCTGGTGCTTGCGGTGA